caccatcccccaaggggtcccagattggagaggatgcagaccgGCTTGAAGAACACTCCCCcatgcatggaattcatgcaccgggtctccagtcctatataataaagagttaatatgctaattagactgaacagtaGAGCGACTGTATGGATGACCTTTCAGACGCTTGTCCTGACGACCTTTTAGATGAAGcccgggctgtgagggctggctggggccAGTCGGGTTTATGAGGGCCAGTTGGGGCTATGAGGGTCTGCGAGGGCCGGCCAGGgttgtgaggggctgtgaggcctGGTTAGGGCGGCTAGGCACTGCGAGAGCTGGCTGGGACAGCCAGTGCTGCAAGGGCTggttggggctgtgagggctggctgaggctacAAGGGCTGGtcaaggcagccggggctgcgagggccgagccccttgcatgaattttatgcattgggcctctagtctatatatactagaggccggatTTATGAAATTTGTGTTacggggggtggggtgtggggtttgtggtccctcagcccatccggcaccctttccaatctgggactccttgggggaagtctgactgcctctcacaatccaggaccactggctattaactgttcgcctgccttcctgcttgaacactaaccactctgcctgcctgcctgcctgatccacccctaccacctctgccttgtcccacacctgggacccagaatTCCCTCCTTCAGCCcattgcaggcacccaggaccaggccagctttgcccaggctggcctCAGCTGCAGGGGACAGTGGGTGGGCAGCTTTGTCTGGGCTGCAGCTGCAAGTGCATGGTACCAgagggcgggtggcttgtccctctcccaggctgcaggcgcAGCCGCTGTTGTCTGGGACcatggggtgggcagcttgtccatctcctgggccacagcctggctggtctccattcctctcttggGAGCTTATTTGTGCTTGGGTGGTccacattcctctctccccagtgttgagcgTGTGAGTGGTTCCGGCTCAAGGGCACAAGGGCGcaagggcatgagggcatgatgaccatttgcatattagctctttattatatagaatagccTAAATGACCAGTACgaccgaatgaccaaacaactgaatgacGGGTCAACTAGTcacaatgatgtgcactgaccaccagggggcagatgctcaatccaggagctgcccccttggtggtcagtacgctcccacagccaacctcccgtggacggccaacctcccacggtccctcccccttgGGCAGGCCGGGTGGCCTGggtgctcccacaaccaacctcccatgaccATCCAACCTCCCGTGTTCCATTCCCAGAGATGGCCCTGATGGCTCTTATTggggctggcaggccaacctccctcggtccctcacCCTGGATGCTGGCCCCAATTGTCCCCTCCCCTGCGCCAGGCGCCAACCTCTCTCGGTCactacagccccccccccccccgcccggccggctggccctgattgcctccatagggactgggcaagatggccctgatcggccctgattgccggcctggctgagggaccccacctgtacacaaattcgtgcaacaCAACTCtagtaattaaaaaatgataataaataaactTTCGTGGACtgaaaactgtaaacctacttttgcccatcacTGTATTGTATGTAGTACTAATGTGCATACTGAAAGTTACTATCTTTGTAAAGGTTAGAGCAGCTAATGAGGCAAGACTGGCATGTGTAGTTATCAAACATTTTTCCAGGTTTCCAGGCTCCCCCTAGTAGCCAACTATTGCCGAAACTATTCATGAGAGGACTGGCAAGGAAGAcatttaatttgtatgtttgcATTTTCTGTGTGACAAAGAGTATGAGTGGCAAGGATGGTAAGGATTgagacacaaaaaaacacacacaaattcacaTTATCCATTGGCTGTACCTTTGcacagaaaacagaaagagaTTAGTAGCACGAACAATTGAACAGTAacactatttaaaataatgtaaaatagcaATATTCTAGGAATTAGGATACTTTAATAATTGTTTAATGGCCAGTGTTTTAtgatctgaaataataaaaatttggagCGATTAGGTCAATGGTCTGTGGCACTTTCTGTAACATTTCTACAGCCAGGAGAATAAAACTTAGTACATGGGAAATTGGATATGATTTGGTTACTTTTTTGAAATTGTAAATTGTtgcatttcttttgaaaatacagTAGAACGTTTCATTGTTCTTCCTTAGATGGAATTGCAACGTCTTGCTGTTTTTCCTTAGGTAAAGTCTTGACATTTTGTTCTTACTCAGCTGAAAGTGACACAGTCTACTCTTCACTCTTATCTGTTCTTCTTCGGGTCAGAAAAGCCAAAATTAGCAagcataataaaagaataaaaagaaccAACCAAAATAGGTGCAGGTAATAGATATTTAGCCTAATTGTTTTCCCAGGGGGAGGCCCACTATCTATACTACCTCCACTGCCTTCTTTCAGGCAGAAGGGAGGATCCCAGTCATAGTTGCAATGGCAGTGCTGTCTGTTGTTGCAGACTCCTTTCAGATTGCAGGTCGCAGGTGAGCAATAATTTACCAGAAGTGACCTATGGACACACTTCCTTGTGATGCAGACATGTTCTGCCCCACACTCTGTCCCATCTTTCACATCACCAATGTCAGGTTCGGTCATCCCGAAGTGGTAGTCGGTACCCCAGCAGGTGATGTCACTGATGTGAGTCCAATGCGCAGTAGAATGATCTCTCAGAAGCGGAAGTTCTGTCACGTTTTCACACTGAATCCTCCCGCACAAGGTATCTGAGATGTCACATTTTAAGTATGTAGAGTTCATTAGACCACAGTTCCCAAAACGGTCACCTTGAGTGTTAATTTCTGTGTAGCAACGCTGATTTGCACTCTTGGCCTTTTTTCCAAATATGTTCCTACACTGCTGCTCACGGTTATTGCATCTCTTTTCATAGCAGTAGCCACCGCCCTTGCATGGCATCCCATTCTGCACATACACATCCTCTGGACAATGGTGGGATGTCCCATTGCACCACTCTGGGAGATCACAGTCATTTTCCTCTTGTCTACAAACTCTGCCTGTGGGCAGGATCTGGCAGTTTTTGCAACAAAGGCCAGAAGCACAAGCAGCCCCAGCACTGAGAGTGCAGTTGGACTCACAGCACGGATCTTTCATACACAAATGTAAAGCGCCACAGTCACACTCTTCTCCTTCTTCAACTACATTGTTCCCACACCGTGCAAGTGTGATGTTTCCAGTATTTGATGAAATGTACAAACAATTTTTCCTTGCTATGTTGCCCATGACATCCATGAAGTAAGCATAGCTGCAGTTGCTGAATCTAGTTGCACTTCCTTTTGTTGGAAACATTATACAGGTTTTATGTCCACATGTACAAGTTGGTCCATCATGATCCATACCCAAATTATGACCAATCTCATGTGACACAGTGTATGCAAAAGAATACACGTTATCATTCATGAAACTATCAACTCCACAATTAAAGAAACCTTTACATACGCCTCTTAGATAGGCTAAGCCAACGGTAATACCATAGCTACGCTTTACAAAAAGATGTGTAACATCATGGGGAATGCGATCACTGAAGCCAGTTCTCTTCCATTTGCAAAATTCGTTCAGGAGACCCTCTATGGTATCTATTGGTACTGGGTTTTTTTCAGTCCAGACCTCAAGTCCCATTAAAACCACATCAATATCTAGTGAACGCAAAAAGTTATCTACTCCATTGACAACAAGTAATACTTCATACTGCACAGCTGTGGTGTTACTTCGGTGATGAAGATAGCGATTGTGCTCCACCACCACTGCCAGTTCAAGAAGCCGCCTATGAGTCCACCAGCCTTCATACCCACTCTGCATCAAAGTGAAATTAGCACTATCTGGAAAGTTCAGTTGTCTTgctatttcttcatctgttaatcCACACTTCATGGGTGGCAATTGTGTCTCTTCACTCTTTATCCTATACAAGAGATGTTCAAATGTGGTAGAAAGTCTCTTAGGCTCTATTTCATAAACAATGTCATTTGTCTGTAATATGCCCTGTAAACCGCCCAAACAGGTACTGATGGCAACCACGGATTCTGGGTCCCCCTCCACATAACCATGATAGTAGCAGTCATTCTTTACAAAAGGCTGGTCCTCAAGGAGAGCACCCTGGTCCGAGTAGGTAACCACTCGGAAGTGTCTGGATAGAAAATGCTTGTTGACCTTCATGTGGACAATGTGCCTCTGGCCCCCCAAACGCATTCTGTAAGAGAGCCAGTCTCCTATCTTCATGCCAATGCCAGTGCCTGTTACCTTCAAGGGAATCACCACTTCTGGGGCACCATTGCGTTGGGAGAGCACAACCTGGAACCATCCATATGGGAACAGAATCACCCCCAGCCAGAGTGGCAGGAGAGTGTTCCTCACACACACCAGGGCCTCACTCACAGCCATTATGGAGCCACCACACACAGCCATTGGTGAGAGCAAAATAGGACGGGCAGGAAGCATCACTGTTCCCTCAGAGCTGGGTATTCAGCATTGACTTTGAATCTGTTCTCTGGCAGGCTCATACCATCAGAGTAGCACactggaagagaaaataaagagtaaaGACAGGGTTGGAGGTTATGGGAAGGCCAAtgtggaggagaaagagaaacataagaGTTAATATGGATTAGTGTTTGGCTAAAGACATGACTCAGAATACTGCATGCATTTGCCCTTAAGAAATTTTAAGGCAACCTGGATcatgtggctaagttggttgagtgtcatcccatacactaagAGGACAACTGGTTcaatgtctgggttgtgggttcaatcctcagtaggggtgtgcatgaggtagctgatcaatatttctctcattgttatttctttctctctccccttttcccttcctctgtcttaaagatcaataaaaacatatttaaagaaggaGAATTGCAAGGCATTGTATGACTGTATAAAAACATGATGATTGGTCATAGActgacagatatatatatatatctcccctatctaataaaagagaaacacagcaattggtgtacggccgctacccttcccattggctaatcagcgagatatgcaaattaactgccagccaagatggcggccgtcagccaggcagcttgaaactaacatgaggcttgcttgcttcagtgacggaggactccaacgttgcccgcctgctgctgcaggcctctgagctgcaactctaagcaactatgtaacaaatatagaagctaaacaaaaccccagaaacctgctttagtccgccgccgggcttcagccagcaggatcgcaacattgtaagcaaaggccagaaacctactttcaccagcagaggcctaagagctggagctgagcctcaaagctaaagctggcccagaataaaaaaagaaaaaagaaaaaaaggagcggttgggagcttcagtcacccccagcctgaaaacagccctcagcccctcacccagtctggccaggcaccccagtggggacccccaccatgaaggatgtgtgaccagctgaaaacagccatcatcccctcacccaggctggccaggcaccccagtggagacccccacccttatccaggacacccttcagggcaaaccagctggcacccacccatgcaccaggcctctaccctatatagtaaaagggtaatatgcctcccagcaccgggatcagcgtgacagggggcagcgcccaaaccccctgatcgccctgcagctctgtgtgtgacagggggcggggccacaacctccctatccaccctgctctgtttgtgacaggggaaggcgccctaaccccctgatcagccctgctctgtgcctgataggggggaaccccaatcccctgattgccctgtggctctgtgtgtgacagggtgcggcgccccaaccccctgatcggccctgctctttgtgttacagggtacggcgcccccccccccatgggccctgctctgtgtgtgacggggtagacccataacctccccatcggccctgccctgagtgtgagagtggtggcaccccaaccccctgataggccctgccctgtgggtgatagagggcggcacccaaaccccctgatgggccctgctctgtctgtgatagggtacagagccccaacccccctgataggcccttctctgtgagtgacagggggcagcgccccaaccccctgattggccctgctctgtgcatgacaaactccccatcaaccctgccttgagtgtgacaggggacagtgccccaaccccccaatcggccctaccctgagcgtgactgagggtggcatcacaacctcccgatcgccctgctctgtgcatgacagggggcggtgccccaactccccaatcggccctgctctgagcccgacctggggctgcacctagggattgggcctgccctctgccacccgggagcaggcctaagccagcaggtcgttatctcccgaggggtcccagactgccagagggcacaggccgggctgagggaccccctcccccccgagtgcacaaatttttgtgcaccgggcctctagtatatatatatatatatatatatatatatatatatatatatatatatatatatatatatatatagcttgaagtattacaaagagtatacACCTTTTGAACCTAGATGAATGGTACATAGGTTTTAATGATACTGTTGTTTAACTACATGAATGTGAATGAACATTTTcaccataaatatataaaacaaaaggaCTTATTGGAAAGGTGAACATATGTCATGTTTGAGAAGGAGTccctatttatatttattgacctgatataaatattaatatatagattttcttttcaattttttatttttattattttttaaaatattcttttttatttttctattacagttgacatacaatattatatattgTTGTTAGGAGTACACCTAGTGAATAGAccttatataacttactaagtaatTATCCAAATTAATCTCagacctatctaataaaataccTGCATAGTTGTTAGAATATTATTAACTGTAATCCCTCTGCTGTAATTCACATTCCCATAACTATTCTGTTACTACcaattgtacttcttaattccttcaccattTTTTACCATCCCCCCCAATCCTcctcccacctggcaaccatgaaaatattctctgtatgtatgagtttgtttctgttctgcttgttccttaattttctttttttaaaaaattcagttgttgataggtatgtatttattgccattttaaattttattttagtttttcagcTTCATTAAGCTATAATTGACAAATACAATTATAAGATCTTCAAAGTGCATGAAAGATTCCTTTAatcattgattttaaaatttatcttcagttttgaaagtattacagattttcCCTTCATTCCCAttgacctcccctcctccctgcttttgtcccctccccaggccttcagcccactgttgtctgtgtccatgggctattcatgcatgcctataagttctttggttgatctcttctttcacccctctcccttccctctgacagttctcagtctgttgcatgcatccatgtctctggatatattttgtttgtcattctatgttgttcattatatttcatatataagtgagatcatgtgatacttgtctttctctgagtgactTATATCACTTATCATAagactctctaggtccctccatgttgtcttaaaggataagagattcttcctttttatacagctgcatagtattccatgatgtaaattAGGGGTGCAGAATGTCTGACCTACAGATTGCCAAAGGCCCACTAAATCAGTTGGTCTGGtgctgccaaggcattaggggtgagttaattaaatgtttgtccAAATATTGcaggataatttttaattttgtatggtcTGCCAATATGATGTTATAattatccaaatggcccctggtagaaaaaaggttccccagccctggacatgcaccatagtttttttttaaatccactcatctactgatgggcatttgggttgtttcctgatcttacctattgtaagtaacgctgctatgaacatacgagtgcatatattctttctgattggcgtttcagggttcttaggatatattcctatcagtgggatcattgggtcaagtggcagttccatttttaactttttgaggaaactccacactgttttccatactggCCATActagtctgcattctcaccagcagtgtactaaggatcctttttctctgcatcctcatcaGCATTTGTTGAAGCCATtcaggcaggtgtgaggtggtatttcattgttattttaatttgcatctctctgatgattataGTGATGTTAAGCATTTTTTTGTATgcctcttttccatttgcatgtcctctttggagaactgCCTATATAGGACCTCTGCCCATATTTTAActggattatttgtctttctcttgttgAGCTGtatgaatactttatatattttggaaattaaccccttatcaaatgtatcattggcaaatatgttctcccatacagtggattcCCTTTTCACCTTGATGCCAGTTTCTTTTGTTGGGCAgagttttattttgatgtagtctcatttgtttatttttttcctttgtttctcttgtcctAAGCCAGAtttggggaaccttttttctgccaagagacACTTGGATATATATAACctcattcacttaatataattcacttataataaatttatgttgctatgaaaaagctcctagatttattgaattatGAGTCCTGCCAGTGCTGCatggtagggccagaccaaatgatttcacaagCCTTATactgcctgtgggccacatgtTCCTCACCACTGCCTTAGGCATTGtatctgctatgtgagatgtctgatattttgctgacCACCTTTTCGTCTTTTCCATTCAgctaccagtgatggtgaacctatgacacgtgtgtcagaggtgacacgcaaactcattttttgggttgatttttctttgttaaatggcatttaactatataaaataaataccaaaaatataaatctttgttttactatgattgcaaatatcaaaaaatttctatatgtgacacggcaccagagttaagttagggtttttcaaaatgctgacacgtcaagctcaaaaggttcgccatcactgctagccACTAGCCTATGTCAGCAAATTGGAGCATTTAagacatttacatttaagattattatttgtgcactcgaggggtccctcagcccggcctgtgccctcttgcagcctgggacccctcgggggatgaccacctgctggcttaggcccactccctggggattggacctaagctggcagtcagacatccttctggcagcctgggagccttcgggggatgtccacttgccagtggggagcaggcctaagctgcagccggacatccttagcactgttgagaaggcaggagaggctcccaccgccaccgctgtacaggcagctgtcagcctggctagtggctgaacagagctacccttgtgagagcacactgaccaccagggagcagctcctgcattgagcgtctggccccttgTGGttagtgtgtcatagtgaccagtaattcccagtcattctgctgttagggtcaatttgcatattacccttttattatatgggatagaggcctggtgcacgggtgggggccagctggtttgccctgaagtgtgtcccggatcagggtgggggtcttactggggtgcctggccagcctgggtgaggggctgatggctgtttgcagatggtcacacccccttcagggtgggggtccccattggggtgcctggccagcctgagtgaggggctgatggctgttttaaggctggtcaagcctcccaccccaagtggggaccctcatcccatggaggtttggccagcctgggtgaggggctgagggccattttcaggctggccaagcgcccccccccccccccagtgacggaaactcccagcctcacctttttttcttttatcttttattctaggatttatttaccttctataattgaaactttgttgctttgagtggagctcagagccagctgtggcaggcgggaagctttgCTTCCTCCGTCACCTGGGCAacaaagcctcctgcttgctccagctccgtggctggtGGCCGCCATCTTGCtcggattaatttgcatatagtcactcttattggctggtaggtgtggcttaaggcatagtgaaggtacggtcaatttgcatgtttgtcttttattagtgtagataggtacatattttttgcaatttttatcctttatgcctgtgttcccccctctctctccatttcttcttgTTGCAGCAGTCTCTTTAGTATATCTTGCATTGCTGTTTTGGTGGTAATTAACACttttagtgttgttgttgttgtttttttcttttcttttttttgtctgcaaagctcctaaATTCACCTTCAACTTTGAGTGATAGCCTTTctgggtagagtagtcttggattcatTTCTCTGTATATTTCATGCCACCACTTTCTGGCCACCTGAAGTCTTTCTACTGAGAAATCTGCTCACAGTATATTGGGAGCGCCTTTGTAGataattttctgtctcttttaCAGGCTTTAAATTTCATTCTGTGTTGGAAGAATTCAGGAACCAAGATGGAGTAAACGCTGGTACTCACacccttccacaaccacatcaaaattacaactaagatACAGaagaaccatcattcagaacctcctgatatctggctgaatggaagtcctacaactagagagttaaagaagaaagcacattaagACTGATAAGAGAGGTAAAAGAGTGGAATGGGCTAGTTTGACACCCACGTGCCATGTGTTTTTAATTGGGAGTGTTATCTTGGCTGAAGAAACCTCCTGTGTGGAGCATGGGGTCCCAGCCAAACACCAGGCCCCCAGTCCATGGTTTTAGAGCCtcgaagagaagtccccataacttcaggctgtaaaaaccagtgggaattgtggctgagtgacattgagctgctggagtcccaggcagttcctctgaaAGATCCCACACATGAACGTACTTGGATCACTCTCTATGAGCTCCAGTGTTGTGGCAGAAACTTGAAAtgatccagggacatacagggagaacCTAAGTTGTATGGCATAAGGGCAAGAACTTGGGGGTAGTTTTGTCCTAAACAAAAGTGCTGGGGCATCCCCCtccacagagctgactggcaggcaCCAtacctgagtctccatcaacttgGCCCACAGTGCTCGCCTCACCCTGGTGATTCAGCCCCCACCGAGGCTGTTTGCAGtgacttttccatatgaatggcaggtttggctcagatTTTAAATTTTCCTAAAAGCTCTCAAATAAGCAGCAGCTGGAATCAGTCTTCCCCATACACATTGATAAGTGGCTTGAGGCCTAGCACAAGCAGTAACTTTCCAAGGTTCACAGCATAATCTCTCCTGGGCAACTCCTAGGCCAACACAAGCAATAGCCATTTTCAAATCATTTATAGCTTGTGCTGCATAGCCCTATGCAGGTCACAGGCAGTGGCTAACTTCTCAATTTATGGGAAGCTGCACagccagtgcacctggtagaGAGCTTCataccataccagattacaaccctTCCATATCCATGAGTGACAAAGGGGTGGACTGTTGAGCatcaaagtcccactgaagcaagtcctgctccataggtgTGTCTCCTGCAAAGCAACTCTTGTACTGTAGTTGTAGCTAGTCCTCACAGCTAGTTGGCATGggggccaattcctcccagtgacaccattagcaatcaaggctcaactacagcagGACAGTGCAAAGAAATCACACAGGGATGTACCTAGAATTCCCAGATTAGGTTactagggaggctgagcctctGGGCCCTATAGTACAGCTACTACACATGGCCAGTCTACCAATTTCagaagacatagcagctctacagAATCCATagaaacagccaaaatgtggaaacaaacatgtcacaaatgaaagaagggaataaatctccaggaaaagaactaaataaaatagaagaaagcaaactattaGATACAGAGtccaaaacaatggttataagatgctcaaggaacttaatgagagcttcaaggatcttagtgagaatgtcaaggaacatagtgagaatttcaaggaaatcaatgagaacatcaaagacatgaaaaagtacctgtaagaaatgaaggatacactaactgaaatgaaggataatttacagggaatcaacagtagaatagaggattctgataatcaaatcagtgatttggaatatgaggaagcaaaaacccatccaatcagaagagcaaagaggaaaaagaatccagaaaatatgaagatagtgtaaggagcctttgggacaacttcaagcataccaatattcTCATCATGGAGTGCCAGAataagaagaaattgaaaacctatttaaagaaaaatgcaatgacagaaaatttctcccaacggtgaaagaaacagacacacaagattaggaagcacagagagttgcaagtaagatgaacccaaagaagcccactATATGACATATcataatttaaatgcaaaaattaaagacaaagagagaatcctaaaagcagcaccagaaaagcagtttgttacctataagggagttcctatatgactgtcagctgatttctcaacagaaaatttgcaggccagaagggaatggcaaaatatattcaaagtgatgaaaagcaaggacccagaaccaagattactctacccataaaagctatcatttagaatttaaggtcagataaagaccttcacagacaagaaaagctagagagtacatcaccaccaaattagtattacaagaaatgttaaagggtatttTTACGAAGAAGTATAAAGATAAAAGATATGAACaataaatggcaataagtacatatctatcaatcattgcatctaaaaatcaaaataaacaaggaatctaatgacccaaataaatggatgaataaaatagaaccagaggaatagaaacatggaacagagtaaTCAATCTCAGAGGAGAGTGGGGAGGATGAGCAGAAAGTGATTCACCAAATAACTTATAttcattacccatggacacagacaacaggatggtgaatgcctggggcagggcaggataCAGGTGGAGGcgggaaatggggggggggaaatggggagggatatctgtaatactgtcaacaataaagatatgaaaaaaggattctttatttttagcatttgcc
The sequence above is a segment of the Myotis daubentonii chromosome 5, mMyoDau2.1, whole genome shotgun sequence genome. Coding sequences within it:
- the LOC132234242 gene encoding disintegrin and metalloproteinase domain-containing protein 20-like codes for the protein MLPARPILLSPMAVCGGSIMAVSEALVCVRNTLLPLWLGVILFPYGWFQVVLSQRNGAPEVVIPLKVTGTGIGMKIGDWLSYRMRLGGQRHIVHMKVNKHFLSRHFRVVTYSDQGALLEDQPFVKNDCYYHGYVEGDPESVVAISTCLGGLQGILQTNDIVYEIEPKRLSTTFEHLLYRIKSEETQLPPMKCGLTDEEIARQLNFPDSANFTLMQSGYEGWWTHRRLLELAVVVEHNRYLHHRSNTTAVQYEVLLVVNGVDNFLRSLDIDVVLMGLEVWTEKNPVPIDTIEGLLNEFCKWKRTGFSDRIPHDVTHLFVKRSYGITVGLAYLRGVCKGFFNCGVDSFMNDNVYSFAYTVSHEIGHNLGMDHDGPTCTCGHKTCIMFPTKGSATRFSNCSYAYFMDVMGNIARKNCLYISSNTGNITLARCGNNVVEEGEECDCGALHLCMKDPCCESNCTLSAGAACASGLCCKNCQILPTGRVCRQEENDCDLPEWCNGTSHHCPEDVYVQNGMPCKGGGYCYEKRCNNREQQCRNIFGKKAKSANQRCYTEINTQGDRFGNCGLMNSTYLKCDISDTLCGRIQCENVTELPLLRDHSTAHWTHISDITCWGTDYHFGMTEPDIGDVKDGTECGAEHVCITRKCVHRSLLVNYCSPATCNLKGVCNNRQHCHCNYDWDPPFCLKEGSGGSIDSGPPPGKTIRLNIYYLHLFWLVLFILLLCLLILAFLTRRRTDKSEE